One window of the Paenibacillus beijingensis genome contains the following:
- the fni gene encoding type 2 isopentenyl-diphosphate Delta-isomerase, producing the protein MDKTMQSTGGKQVASTSNGGDSGALTSARKGEHIRICLEEEVQGSGIETGFGEYRFRHNALPELNFEQISLQAEFLGRPLRAPFLVSSMTGGTNEAETINRSLAEAAQTCGWAIGLGSMRAAAENPALASTFRIRKDAPSVPVIANLGAVQLNYGFGADECLRLVELAEADALVLHLNSMQEVFQPEGDTDFSGLLKRIAQLCRSMPVPVGVKEVGWGITAETAELLAGAGAAFIDVAGAGGTSWSQVEKKRGGDAVRRQAADAFADWGVPTAQCVREVRQCLPGVPLIASGGLQSGVDAAKAIALGADLAGFGRALLPRAVHGSAASEALIEQFRRIEFELRAAMFGIGAADLGELRNTDRLVRKQ; encoded by the coding sequence ATGGACAAAACGATGCAGAGTACGGGAGGTAAGCAGGTGGCTTCAACATCAAACGGAGGCGACTCCGGCGCGTTAACCTCGGCGCGAAAAGGCGAACATATCCGCATCTGTCTTGAAGAAGAGGTGCAGGGATCCGGGATCGAAACGGGGTTTGGCGAATACCGGTTTCGGCATAATGCGTTGCCGGAGCTCAATTTTGAACAGATTTCGCTGCAAGCGGAATTTCTCGGACGGCCGCTGCGCGCGCCGTTTCTGGTCAGCTCGATGACCGGCGGCACGAACGAAGCGGAGACCATCAACCGCAGCCTTGCGGAGGCGGCCCAGACGTGCGGCTGGGCGATCGGGCTTGGTTCGATGCGCGCCGCGGCGGAAAATCCGGCGCTGGCGTCGACATTCCGTATCCGCAAAGATGCGCCTAGCGTGCCGGTCATCGCCAATCTGGGGGCGGTTCAGCTGAATTACGGCTTCGGAGCCGATGAATGCTTGCGTCTGGTGGAGCTTGCGGAGGCCGATGCGCTCGTGCTTCATCTGAACAGCATGCAGGAAGTGTTTCAGCCGGAAGGCGACACGGATTTCAGCGGGCTGCTGAAGCGGATCGCGCAGCTTTGCCGCAGCATGCCCGTTCCGGTCGGCGTCAAGGAAGTCGGCTGGGGCATTACGGCGGAAACGGCGGAGCTTCTCGCCGGAGCGGGAGCCGCCTTTATCGACGTCGCCGGAGCCGGCGGAACGTCGTGGAGCCAAGTTGAGAAAAAGCGCGGCGGCGACGCTGTCAGGCGGCAGGCCGCAGACGCTTTTGCCGATTGGGGCGTTCCGACGGCGCAGTGCGTGCGCGAAGTGAGACAATGCTTGCCCGGGGTGCCTCTCATCGCCAGCGGCGGTCTGCAGAGCGGCGTCGACGCGGCGAAAGCGATCGCGCTTGGCGCCGATCTTGCCGGCTTCGGCAGGGCGCTGCTGCCGCGCGCCGTTCATGGATCCGCCGCATCCGAGGCGCTGATCGAGCAGTTCCGGCGAATCGAGTTTGAACTGCGGGCGGCCATGTTCGGGATCGGCGCAGCCGATCTGGGCGAGCTAAGGAATACGGACCGTTTGGTGCGTAAGCAATAG
- the asnB gene encoding asparagine synthase (glutamine-hydrolyzing) translates to MCGFTGWIDWTRDLTEQSEILEGMTCTLALRGPDAGGTWISSHCALGHRRLSVMDPENGAQPMIRKEEDASYIIVYNGELYNAPELKRELETRGRVFTTTCDTEVLLVSYMEWGKSCVEKFNGIFAFAIWDTKEQELFLARDRLGVKPLFFSRTGGLFLFGSEPKAILAHPAFKPVVGAVGIAELFIVGPARTPGVGVYEELSELKPGKCMTVSRAGVRISTYWELQSWEHEGDVDATALHIGELLQDTLERQLASDVPVCTLLSGGLDSSALTSLAVKYYNRNGQGSVHTYSVDYVDNDKHFKAHAFQPNSDGIWIERMVSYLQTEHHAVQFDTPELVKALDDALWARDMPGMADVDSSLLLFCREIKKGATVAISGEAADELFGGYPWFHREEALSAGTFPWSLASGMRAELLSPEAAEWAKPLEYIKDRYSEAVAEVPHLAGENEQQRKMRTMSYLNITRFMPTLLDRKDRMSMAAGLEVRVPYCDHRLVEYVFNIPWEIKTAGDREKGILRRALRGVLPEDVLTRKKSPYPKTHNPNYLNAVRGMLLEVLDDSSSPLLPLINVKKVREFAESDAAGSHTPWFSQLMGGPQLFAYLYQMNLWLRKYNISIR, encoded by the coding sequence ATGTGTGGATTCACCGGATGGATCGACTGGACACGCGACCTGACGGAACAGAGCGAAATACTGGAAGGAATGACGTGTACACTCGCGCTTCGCGGGCCGGACGCAGGCGGAACCTGGATTTCATCCCACTGCGCGCTCGGTCATCGCCGGCTGTCGGTAATGGATCCGGAAAACGGAGCACAGCCGATGATCCGGAAAGAGGAAGACGCTTCCTATATCATCGTTTACAACGGGGAGCTGTACAACGCGCCGGAGCTGAAGCGGGAATTGGAGACGCGCGGAAGGGTGTTTACGACTACCTGCGATACGGAAGTGCTGCTGGTCTCCTATATGGAATGGGGCAAATCGTGTGTCGAAAAATTTAACGGCATCTTCGCCTTCGCGATCTGGGATACGAAGGAGCAGGAGCTGTTTCTGGCCCGCGACCGGCTCGGCGTCAAGCCGCTGTTCTTCAGCCGTACCGGCGGGCTGTTCCTGTTCGGTTCCGAACCGAAGGCGATTTTGGCGCATCCCGCCTTCAAGCCGGTTGTCGGCGCGGTGGGCATCGCGGAGCTGTTCATTGTCGGGCCCGCACGTACGCCGGGCGTCGGCGTCTACGAAGAGCTGTCGGAGCTTAAGCCCGGCAAGTGCATGACGGTGAGCCGCGCGGGCGTGCGCATCTCGACGTATTGGGAGCTGCAAAGCTGGGAGCATGAGGGCGATGTCGACGCAACCGCCCTCCATATCGGCGAGCTGCTGCAGGATACGCTCGAGCGCCAGCTTGCCTCCGACGTGCCGGTATGCACGCTGCTGTCGGGAGGGCTCGACTCCAGCGCGCTCACTTCGCTGGCCGTCAAGTACTATAACCGGAACGGCCAAGGCAGCGTTCATACCTATTCCGTCGATTACGTCGACAACGATAAGCATTTCAAAGCTCACGCCTTCCAGCCGAACTCGGACGGGATCTGGATCGAGCGCATGGTATCGTATTTGCAAACCGAGCATCATGCGGTGCAATTCGATACACCCGAGCTTGTGAAAGCACTGGACGATGCCCTCTGGGCGCGGGATATGCCGGGCATGGCGGACGTGGACAGCTCGCTGCTGCTGTTCTGCCGTGAAATAAAGAAGGGCGCTACCGTTGCCATATCCGGCGAGGCGGCGGATGAATTGTTCGGCGGTTACCCGTGGTTCCATCGCGAAGAAGCGCTGAGCGCCGGCACATTCCCGTGGTCGCTCGCCTCCGGGATGCGGGCGGAGCTATTATCCCCGGAGGCGGCGGAATGGGCAAAACCGCTGGAGTATATTAAGGACCGGTACAGCGAAGCGGTCGCGGAGGTGCCGCATTTGGCGGGTGAAAACGAACAGCAGCGGAAAATGCGGACGATGTCCTATTTGAACATCACCCGCTTTATGCCGACGCTGCTCGACCGCAAAGACCGGATGAGCATGGCCGCCGGGCTGGAAGTGCGGGTGCCGTACTGCGATCACCGACTGGTCGAATATGTGTTTAACATTCCTTGGGAAATCAAGACGGCGGGCGACCGGGAAAAAGGCATTTTGCGGCGGGCGCTGCGCGGCGTTCTGCCGGAAGACGTCCTGACGCGCAAAAAAAGTCCATATCCGAAAACCCACAATCCAAACTACTTGAACGCTGTCCGGGGCATGCTGCTCGAGGTGCTTGACGACTCTTCCTCGCCGCTGCTGCCCCTGATTAATGTTAAAAAAGTCCGCGAATTTGCAGAATCCGACGCGGCCGGTTCGCATACCCCCTGGTTCAGCCAGCTGATGGGCGGGCCGCAGCTGTTCGCCTACCTGTATCAGATGAACCTCTGGCTGCGGAAATACAACATTTCGATCCGTTAA
- a CDS encoding non-canonical purine NTP pyrophosphatase, which yields MMAGGSVIVVATGNAGKVREFAHAFAAYGKEVASIRDYSGIPDIVEDGDTFAANARIKAKTVGDALGLPALADDSGLCVDALGGAPGVYSARYAGEGAADADNNAKLLRELKKAAEAGGIVPEAADGLPSGVRALSTARFVCALAFYDPRSGAFTESEGTVSGLIIDRPLGEGGFGYDPLFWLPESGLTTAQLSTADKQRISHRGRALALLLKKLGSL from the coding sequence ATGATGGCCGGCGGAAGCGTTATTGTCGTCGCGACGGGCAACGCCGGTAAAGTGCGCGAATTCGCCCATGCCTTTGCCGCATACGGCAAAGAGGTAGCAAGCATCCGCGATTATTCGGGCATTCCCGATATTGTGGAGGACGGCGATACGTTTGCCGCGAATGCGCGCATTAAGGCGAAAACGGTAGGCGATGCGCTCGGACTGCCTGCGCTGGCCGACGATTCCGGGCTGTGCGTGGACGCGCTTGGCGGCGCTCCGGGCGTCTATTCCGCCCGGTATGCGGGCGAGGGGGCTGCCGATGCGGACAATAACGCCAAGCTGCTGCGCGAACTTAAGAAGGCTGCGGAGGCGGGAGGGATCGTGCCGGAGGCGGCTGACGGACTGCCAAGCGGCGTACGCGCGCTCAGCACCGCCCGGTTCGTATGCGCGCTTGCCTTTTATGATCCCCGGTCGGGCGCATTTACGGAAAGCGAAGGAACCGTCTCGGGGCTTATTATCGACCGGCCGCTGGGCGAGGGAGGCTTCGGCTACGACCCGCTCTTTTGGCTGCCGGAATCCGGCCTCACGACAGCGCAGCTGTCCACTGCGGACAAGCAGCGCATCAGCCATCGCGGCCGCGCGCTGGCGCTGCTGCTTAAGAAGCTTGGTTCGCTGTAG
- the nagB gene encoding glucosamine-6-phosphate deaminase — MEIHIFDDNAQLDTFAAQYFIDTVTRKPDAVLGLATGSTPIGIYGKLIKLSKEQNVSFRDVTTFNLDEYVGLTKDDEQSYAYYMNHHLFSHIDIPQQMTHLPNGRSADLEADCKAYDRMLEEQRIDVQLLGLGHNGHIGFNEPAPELSGGTHVVNLEEATREANARFFSSLDEVPKQAVTMGVGSILKARAIMLVVRGADKAAIVKRALTGPITTECPASLLQTHPRVIVLLDREAGRMMN, encoded by the coding sequence ATGGAGATTCATATTTTTGATGACAATGCGCAGCTGGACACTTTTGCGGCGCAATATTTTATCGATACGGTTACCCGGAAGCCGGACGCCGTGCTTGGACTTGCAACCGGCTCGACGCCGATCGGCATTTACGGTAAGCTCATTAAACTCTCGAAAGAACAAAACGTCTCTTTCCGGGATGTCACCACGTTCAACCTGGACGAATACGTCGGATTGACGAAAGACGATGAACAAAGCTACGCTTATTATATGAATCATCATTTGTTCTCCCATATCGACATCCCGCAGCAGATGACCCATTTGCCGAATGGACGGAGTGCTGATCTGGAAGCGGATTGCAAAGCGTACGACCGGATGCTGGAAGAACAGCGGATCGACGTTCAGCTGCTGGGACTGGGCCATAACGGACATATCGGCTTTAACGAACCGGCACCCGAGCTGAGCGGAGGAACGCATGTGGTGAATTTGGAGGAAGCGACGCGGGAAGCGAATGCGCGGTTTTTCTCCTCCCTGGATGAAGTGCCAAAGCAGGCGGTCACGATGGGCGTCGGTTCCATCTTGAAGGCAAGAGCCATTATGCTCGTCGTGCGCGGAGCGGACAAGGCCGCTATCGTCAAACGGGCGCTGACCGGTCCGATTACGACCGAGTGCCCCGCCTCCCTGCTGCAGACTCATCCCCGCGTGATCGTACTTCTGGACCGCGAAGCGGGAAGGATGATGAATTAA
- the rph gene encoding ribonuclease PH: protein MRTDRREAGQTRPVTITTGVNKYAEGSVLIEVGDTKVMCTASVEERVPPFMKGQGKGWVTAEYSMLPRATQTRNQRESARGKQNGRTMEIQRLIGRALRSVVDLHALGERTITLDCDVIQADGGTRTTSITGGFVALALAVHKLSKTANFTKYPIRDYMASVSVGVVGERAVLDLNYEEDSKAKVDMNVVMTGAGKFVEVQGTGEESPFSRAELDELLGLAESGIAGLVTKQKDVLGEAGSRIGTATV from the coding sequence ATGAGAACAGACCGCCGGGAAGCCGGTCAGACAAGACCGGTGACAATTACGACAGGCGTTAACAAATACGCGGAAGGCTCCGTGCTGATTGAAGTCGGAGATACGAAAGTGATGTGCACCGCTTCGGTGGAGGAGCGCGTTCCTCCGTTTATGAAAGGTCAAGGCAAAGGCTGGGTAACGGCCGAATACTCGATGCTGCCGCGGGCGACCCAGACGCGCAACCAGCGCGAATCGGCACGAGGCAAGCAGAACGGGCGCACGATGGAAATCCAGCGGCTGATCGGACGGGCACTGCGCTCGGTTGTCGATCTGCATGCGCTCGGCGAGCGTACGATTACGCTCGACTGCGACGTTATCCAGGCTGACGGAGGCACCCGCACGACTTCGATTACGGGCGGGTTCGTAGCGCTGGCGCTCGCGGTACATAAGCTGTCCAAGACGGCCAATTTCACAAAATATCCGATCCGCGATTATATGGCATCGGTGAGCGTCGGCGTTGTCGGCGAAAGGGCTGTGCTCGATTTGAACTACGAAGAGGATTCCAAGGCGAAGGTTGATATGAACGTTGTCATGACCGGCGCAGGCAAGTTTGTCGAAGTTCAGGGAACGGGCGAAGAATCGCCGTTTTCGCGGGCCGAGCTCGATGAGCTGCTTGGCCTTGCAGAGTCGGGAATCGCCGGACTGGTCACCAAGCAAAAGGACGTACTGGGCGAGGCCGGTTCGCGCATCGGAACGGCAACCGTATGA
- a CDS encoding class I SAM-dependent methyltransferase, which yields MTETKATPWYEQSFGADYMVVYKHRNWKQAAKEVETMAGWLGLSEGARVLDVGCGMGRHSLALAGLGYGVTGIDLSETLLQEARAHDRDDRVQWVQGDMRKLPFADGQFQATVNLFTSFGYFEAEEDNVRVIRELRRVLSEGGVFLIDYLNPSYVERHLVPLSERTDDETGWKITESRRIEDGWVKKDITVAKEDGERRYAERVRLYPLSWFERRLADAGLTLRHVYGGYDGSAYSAAESARMIMIGIADR from the coding sequence ATGACGGAAACAAAAGCAACGCCTTGGTACGAGCAAAGCTTCGGGGCGGACTATATGGTCGTGTACAAGCACCGGAACTGGAAGCAGGCGGCTAAGGAAGTGGAGACGATGGCCGGATGGCTGGGCTTAAGCGAAGGAGCGCGGGTGCTCGATGTCGGCTGCGGCATGGGACGCCATTCGCTCGCGCTGGCCGGACTCGGTTACGGTGTAACGGGCATCGATTTGTCGGAAACGCTGCTGCAGGAGGCGCGCGCACATGACAGGGATGACCGGGTGCAGTGGGTGCAGGGAGATATGCGGAAGCTGCCGTTTGCGGACGGTCAGTTCCAGGCGACGGTCAATCTGTTCACTTCATTCGGATATTTCGAGGCTGAAGAAGACAACGTCAGGGTGATCCGCGAGCTGCGGCGCGTATTGAGCGAAGGCGGCGTTTTTTTGATCGATTACTTAAACCCCTCCTATGTTGAGCGCCATCTTGTGCCTCTGTCGGAGCGGACAGACGATGAGACCGGCTGGAAGATTACCGAGAGCCGGCGCATTGAAGACGGTTGGGTGAAAAAAGATATTACGGTCGCGAAGGAAGACGGGGAGCGGCGGTATGCGGAACGGGTGCGGTTATATCCGCTCTCCTGGTTCGAACGGCGGCTTGCGGATGCCGGCTTGACGCTGCGGCACGTATACGGCGGCTATGACGGCTCCGCTTACAGCGCAGCGGAATCCGCCCGCATGATTATGATCGGAATAGCGGACCGATGA
- a CDS encoding phosphatidylglycerophosphatase A codes for MSDPGAYALDSRKVAEATDKWLAQRGVTRTQIAELVLFLQKDYFPDMTMEECEESVAAVMNKREVQNAILTGIQLDMLAEEGKLLPPLQDMIANDEGLYGCDEILALSIVNVYGSIGFTNFGYVDKVKPGVLVKLNDRTDGEIHTFLDDIVGAIAASAASRFAHRKQEQREELARLGNKKNEG; via the coding sequence ATGTCCGATCCGGGCGCATACGCATTAGACAGCCGCAAAGTAGCCGAGGCAACGGATAAATGGCTGGCCCAGCGCGGCGTCACACGAACGCAGATCGCAGAACTCGTTTTATTTCTCCAGAAAGATTATTTTCCGGATATGACGATGGAGGAATGCGAAGAAAGCGTCGCGGCCGTCATGAACAAGCGCGAGGTGCAAAATGCCATCCTGACCGGCATTCAATTGGACATGCTTGCCGAGGAGGGCAAGCTGCTGCCGCCGCTGCAGGACATGATCGCCAACGACGAAGGCTTGTACGGCTGTGACGAAATATTGGCGTTGTCCATCGTAAATGTTTACGGCAGCATCGGTTTCACCAACTTCGGCTACGTAGATAAAGTTAAGCCGGGCGTTCTCGTTAAGTTGAACGATCGGACCGACGGCGAAATTCATACGTTTCTCGATGATATTGTCGGCGCGATCGCCGCTTCCGCGGCGAGCCGGTTCGCACACCGGAAGCAGGAGCAGCGCGAGGAACTGGCGCGGCTTGGGAACAAAAAAAACGAAGGATAG
- a CDS encoding GerMN domain-containing protein — protein sequence MTIRYHWIRKAALAGALTLPLATAGCGFFSKETSQNIDPPPAEAQSGTQTTNAGAAAASADGQGAQSSMTVYLKDGNGYLAPVSLQTAEGTGISPGQRALELMVDDGPHASGLPQGFTAVLPKGTTVKSLHVDKNKLAVVEFSKSFTDYNPQDERSIVEAVTWTLTGISGIQKVELWCEGEKLSEMPVDGFPLDQPLTRAVGINLEQQQGTASRSTPVTLYFSAQTEAGDSYYVPVTRLVPRSGDSMLKTAMTQLIAGPLDSSALTGVMLPDVGVKDISASGDTVTVDLQDAQYKKGEKVPSEMLQAVVLSLTETSGASKVQIKLNGSSDYKDDNNASYSAPVSRPEHLNAFKS from the coding sequence ATGACGATTCGGTATCATTGGATCCGCAAAGCGGCTCTGGCAGGGGCTTTGACGCTGCCGCTCGCGACTGCAGGCTGCGGCTTTTTCTCAAAGGAGACGAGCCAGAACATTGATCCGCCCCCGGCGGAAGCGCAGAGCGGCACGCAGACGACAAATGCCGGAGCGGCCGCCGCGTCCGCGGACGGGCAAGGCGCTCAAAGTTCGATGACGGTCTATTTGAAGGACGGCAACGGCTATTTGGCGCCGGTGTCGCTGCAAACCGCGGAAGGTACCGGCATCAGTCCGGGGCAAAGAGCGCTTGAGCTTATGGTCGACGATGGACCGCACGCCTCCGGGCTCCCGCAAGGATTTACGGCGGTGCTGCCGAAGGGAACGACGGTCAAGTCGCTGCATGTGGACAAAAACAAGCTGGCCGTCGTCGAGTTTTCCAAGTCGTTTACGGATTACAATCCGCAGGATGAGAGGAGCATCGTCGAAGCGGTGACCTGGACGCTGACGGGGATAAGCGGCATCCAGAAGGTGGAGTTATGGTGCGAGGGCGAAAAGCTGAGCGAAATGCCGGTGGACGGCTTCCCGCTCGATCAGCCGCTTACAAGGGCGGTCGGCATCAACCTGGAACAGCAGCAAGGGACGGCATCCCGTTCGACTCCGGTCACCCTTTACTTTTCCGCTCAAACGGAAGCGGGCGACTCCTATTACGTTCCGGTAACGCGCCTCGTTCCGCGCTCCGGCGACAGCATGCTGAAGACGGCGATGACGCAGCTGATTGCCGGTCCGCTCGATTCGAGCGCCCTGACGGGTGTCATGCTTCCCGACGTCGGCGTGAAGGACATTTCCGCCAGCGGCGATACCGTAACGGTGGACTTGCAAGATGCGCAATATAAAAAAGGGGAGAAAGTGCCGTCGGAGATGCTGCAGGCGGTCGTGCTTTCCCTTACGGAAACGAGCGGCGCGTCCAAGGTGCAAATCAAGCTTAACGGCTCCTCCGACTACAAGGACGACAATAACGCGTCGTACAGCGCCCCTGTCAGCCGTCCCGAGCATCTGAACGCATTCAAATCGTAA
- the nagA gene encoding N-acetylglucosamine-6-phosphate deacetylase: protein MNETNGRWRIDNVNIVTGETLLTGSVLVEDGIIVSITETGAGRSGEEAFRTGNGDNGEELKVIDGEGGWLLPGFIDMHVHGGFGADFMDASRDAYDTITKFHASKGTTTMLATSMTAPKEAIEAVLAAADSYTSGSMPYARLGGVHLEGPFISKKWIGAQNPAFVVPPNVEWVKRWNEDHPGLIKQLTLAPETEGAAELIGWLAEQGIVAACGHTDATYEQIIAAADAGLRSAVHTYNAMTGLHHRNPGTLGAVMSDGRISAELIADGHHVHPAAMRILAAAKPADKLVLITDAMSSAGMGDGQYELGGQAVTVKDGVCRLTEGGSLAGSSLTMIDALTIFKQATGWTVPAISRLLSGNPAKLLGIDNRTGTIATGKWADLVWTDASFEIRTTWVEGRPVFTA from the coding sequence ATGAACGAAACAAACGGACGGTGGCGGATCGACAACGTCAACATCGTAACCGGAGAAACGCTGCTTACAGGCAGCGTGCTTGTGGAAGACGGAATCATCGTTTCGATTACGGAAACGGGGGCCGGCCGCAGCGGCGAAGAAGCTTTTCGCACCGGGAACGGCGACAACGGCGAAGAGCTGAAAGTCATTGACGGCGAAGGCGGCTGGCTGCTGCCGGGCTTCATCGACATGCATGTGCACGGCGGTTTCGGGGCTGACTTTATGGACGCAAGCCGCGATGCTTACGATACGATTACCAAATTTCACGCTTCAAAAGGAACGACGACGATGCTGGCGACGTCCATGACCGCCCCCAAGGAAGCGATCGAGGCCGTGCTCGCTGCCGCAGACAGCTACACAAGCGGCAGCATGCCGTATGCCAGACTTGGCGGCGTCCATTTGGAAGGCCCGTTTATTAGCAAAAAATGGATCGGCGCCCAAAATCCCGCTTTTGTCGTTCCTCCGAATGTGGAGTGGGTGAAGAGGTGGAACGAGGACCATCCCGGCCTCATCAAGCAGCTGACGCTCGCGCCCGAGACCGAGGGCGCTGCGGAACTGATCGGCTGGCTCGCCGAACAGGGCATAGTCGCCGCCTGCGGCCACACGGATGCGACCTATGAACAAATTATCGCAGCTGCAGATGCCGGGCTAAGAAGCGCCGTTCATACGTATAACGCCATGACCGGCCTGCACCACCGCAATCCCGGCACGTTAGGCGCAGTTATGAGCGACGGCCGGATCAGCGCCGAGCTCATTGCCGACGGCCATCACGTCCACCCCGCCGCGATGCGGATCCTTGCCGCCGCCAAACCGGCGGACAAGCTCGTGCTCATAACGGATGCGATGTCTTCCGCAGGAATGGGCGACGGTCAATATGAGCTCGGCGGCCAAGCCGTCACCGTGAAGGACGGCGTCTGCCGGCTCACCGAGGGCGGCAGCCTTGCCGGCAGCTCGCTCACGATGATCGATGCGTTAACAATATTCAAGCAGGCGACCGGCTGGACCGTTCCCGCCATCAGCCGTCTGCTCAGCGGCAACCCGGCCAAGCTGCTCGGCATCGATAACCGGACAGGCACAATTGCAACGGGCAAGTGGGCCGATCTCGTTTGGACGGACGCCTCGTTTGAAATCCGGACGACATGGGTGGAAGGACGTCCCGTGTTCACCGCCTGA
- a CDS encoding MBL fold metallo-hydrolase, protein MMGKDSESERLFNGWIRVKVPLPFALKWVNSYLIPEPDHAAYTLIDPGLHTEEALRAWERALFRHGIGLSDIRRIVLTHSHPDHYGLAGWFQERTGAPVLLTREAHRFAQRLWEGERVSASALTELFRRHGLPDELAEQMGPHQQNFVAQVSPGPNPVYIEPGDKLEMGGGLWQLIAAPGHASGGLCLYEPDRRWMICGDQVLPRITPNISLHPGEDPDPLASFMDSMEQLSRFHVEIAFPGHRDPFAGFAARAAELHAHHVRRLNEMELLLETETDAFGVCEASFGARLHGNIHNLRFAMAETLAHLVHLVRTGRAEEAAVGGRITFRRAKGRRTNGC, encoded by the coding sequence ATGATGGGCAAGGATAGCGAATCCGAGCGGCTGTTTAACGGGTGGATCCGGGTAAAGGTGCCGCTTCCTTTTGCGCTTAAATGGGTGAACAGCTACCTTATTCCGGAGCCGGATCATGCTGCTTATACGCTGATCGACCCGGGTCTGCATACCGAAGAGGCGCTGCGCGCGTGGGAGAGGGCGCTATTTCGCCACGGAATCGGTCTATCGGATATCCGGCGCATTGTGCTTACCCATTCCCATCCCGATCATTACGGGCTTGCAGGCTGGTTCCAGGAACGAACCGGCGCGCCCGTGCTGCTGACGCGCGAGGCTCACCGGTTCGCGCAGCGGCTATGGGAAGGCGAGCGCGTTTCCGCATCGGCGCTGACGGAGCTGTTCCGGCGGCACGGTTTGCCGGACGAACTGGCTGAGCAAATGGGACCGCATCAGCAAAATTTCGTCGCCCAAGTGAGTCCGGGGCCGAATCCCGTTTATATTGAGCCCGGGGACAAGCTTGAGATGGGCGGCGGGCTGTGGCAGCTCATCGCGGCTCCCGGCCATGCCAGCGGCGGGCTGTGCCTGTATGAGCCGGACAGACGCTGGATGATCTGCGGCGACCAGGTGCTGCCGCGCATTACGCCAAACATCAGTCTCCATCCCGGCGAAGACCCGGATCCGCTCGCATCCTTTATGGACAGTATGGAGCAGCTCTCGCGCTTTCATGTGGAGATTGCTTTCCCCGGACACCGCGACCCTTTCGCAGGTTTTGCGGCCAGAGCGGCAGAGCTGCATGCCCACCATGTGCGGCGTCTTAACGAGATGGAGCTGCTGCTGGAAACCGAAACGGATGCGTTCGGCGTCTGCGAAGCGAGCTTCGGCGCCCGCTTGCACGGCAATATTCACAACCTGCGGTTCGCTATGGCGGAGACGCTAGCCCATCTCGTGCATCTGGTGCGCACGGGCAGGGCGGAGGAAGCGGCGGTAGGCGGTCGGATAACGTTTCGCCGTGCGAAGGGAAGACGAACAAACGGCTGCTGA